One window of the Eucalyptus grandis isolate ANBG69807.140 chromosome 8, ASM1654582v1, whole genome shotgun sequence genome contains the following:
- the LOC104456583 gene encoding acetyl-CoA acetyltransferase, cytosolic 1 yields the protein MAPAASTASIKPRDVCIVGVARTPMGGFLGTLSSLPATKLGSIAIEAALKRANVDPSLVQEVLFGNVLSANLGQAPARQAALGAGIPNSVVCTTINKVCASGMKATIIAAQSIQLGVNDVVVAGGMESMSNVPKYLAEARKGSRLGHDSLVDGMLKDGLWDVYNDYGMGVCAELCAEQHSITREEQDNYAVQSFERGIAAQDSGAFSWEIVPVEVSGGRGKPSTVIDKDEGLGKFDPAKLRKLRPSFKETGGSVTAGNASSISDGAAALVLVSGEKALELGLQVIAKIRAYADAAQAPELFTTTPALAIPKAIANAGLEASQVDYYEINEAFAVVALANQKLLGINPEKINVHGGAVSLGHPLGCSGARIIATLLGVLRQKSGKYGVSGVCNGGGGASALVVELL from the exons ATGGCTCCAGCTGCGTCTACAGCTTCTATCAAGCCAAGAG ATGTTTGCATTGTCGGTGTTGCACGAACACCGATGGGTGGGTTTCTCGGTACTCTTTCATCTTTGCCAGCCACCAAGCTTGGTTCTATAGCTATTGAAG CTGCTCTGAAGAGGGCCAATGTTGACCCATCATTAGTACAAGAGGTTCTCTTTGGCAATGTCCTCAGTGCAAACTTGGGGCAAGCTCCTGCTAGACAAGCTGCATTAGGAGCTGGAATACCGAATTCAGTGGTTTGTACTACTATCAACAAAGTTTGTGCATCAGGAATGAAAG CTACTATAATTGCCGCACAAAGCATCCAGCTGGGCGTCAATGATGTTGTTGTGGCAGGTGGCATGGAAAGCATGTCTAATGTGCCTAAATATCTTGCTGAGGCAAG GAAGGGGTCTAGACTTGGGCATGATTCACTTGTAGATGGAATGTTAAAGGATGGTCTATGGGATGTCTACAATGATTATGGAATGGGGGTGTGTGCTGAATTATGTGCAGAACAGCACTCCATAACAAGGGAAGAGCAG GATAACTATGCTGTTCAGAGCTTTGAGCGGGGAATTGCTGCACAAGACAGTGGTGCTTTTTCATGGGAAATTGTGCCG GTTGAAGTTTCTGGAGGAAGGGGTAAACCATCAACAGTTATTGACAAGGATGAAGGTCTTGGAAAG TTTGACCCTGCAAAGCTGAGAAAGCTCCGTCCAAGTTTCAAGGAGACTGGAGGCAGTGTTACTGCGGGGAATGCCTCTAGCATAAG CGATGGTGCTGCAGCCCTTGTGTTAGTAAGTGGTGAAAAAGCATTAGAGCTCGGGCTTCAGGTCATTGCAAAGATCAGAGCATATGCTGATGCTGCTCAG GCACCAGAGCTGTTTACAACAACTCCAGCCCTTGCAATTCCAAAAGCTATTGCAAATGCTGGCTTGGAGGCCTCACAAGTTGACTActatgaaataaatgaagccttTGCT GTTGTGGCTCTGGCAAATCAGAAACTTCTGGGAATCAACCCG GAGAAAATTAATGTCCACGGAGGTGCTGTCTCGTTGGGTCATCCTCTAGGTTGCAGTGGAGCTCGTATCATAGCCACTCTTTTGGGG GTGCTTAGGCAGAAAAGTGGGAAGTACGGTGTTAGTGGCGTGTGCAATGGTGGAGGAGGTGCATCTGCACTAGTAGTAGAGCTTCTGTAA